One Panicum virgatum strain AP13 chromosome 9K, P.virgatum_v5, whole genome shotgun sequence genomic region harbors:
- the LOC120649003 gene encoding COP1-interacting protein 7-like isoform X3 yields the protein MLGHMAKPPSLFHLGSEWSFLREMAKILRHMCDLVVVANGRKEKIASGLLNPFIAHLKVAQEQITKGGYSITLEPDPEIDASWFTRGTVERFVRFVSTPEVLERVTTIESEILQIEDAISVQVEDRNGKLVDCMEGNKTGFDPDADMALVPYKASTQPTLPVQNNGGTQEENSKAQLLRVLETRRTVLRKEQAMAFARAVAAGFDTDNLVYLITFAERFGASRLMKACTQFIGLWKQKHETGQWIEVEPEAMSARSEFPPFNPSGIMFMGDSMKQTMETMSVSNGDASEDASKADQRTTQHSGAPHEFFHGPYQSAYPPWAMHPPYSMQGMPYYPGMNPYYPPPYPPIDDTRYRHSERRVSKKYSSDSKDSETSDDESDQSGSERDISYGHRSHNKNKRTGKKPSVVVIRNINVTSKRHGSSEIESQIGSDVASEDSDDLNTKSRKKKNKSSSSKKKDARKIILESVDDYNKDEMSYGQDGDQGNWNVFQSFLLRADERTRDNDAELFTTENKPPPARKESTSIDDSILLTEQDSAGANERNTAGFNIENGRTRPHQMLSGDELMMSRQGSGVASDGIKEIEGGDARYRRGASDDFMIYGQEKSTDRGSCLDPLAEAQYKNPTLVEKNAHSMADESFMIPLRFTSDDNLGPESHTAIDIDVELPSTVQKISDAKAGGQLFYEPDELMPERVCENISFGYDPAMDYNEMQSQPASMVEDSPVEEAALTNADEVKKPEKDKRIRSSQESSDKRRKDASVRRLSSSKGPMTDAQKRAQNLRLYKADLQKAKKEQVEEEQMKRLERLKLERQKRIAARSSTSSASTTLQQPKVKPSFKVSPSTYKSSKFSDAEPASSSPLRKVPAKTTPGTDPHPQKTAKASKLIGNTNAVSKSTPSLTDMKEKSGKAESSSERLKKLAEPKTSSFTDHPSNLKSASVDHPRRRSMPQDTQRKKISAIMQLDQSKSATLPELKVKSPQAPAVVNNAIATKEKKVVSHGGKAPTTETAGVKKINGNISRMNSSDDSVVVEKTVVMLENEVVSTPPVTLHSGRNSAKETSSDDRTEKPSPELDYTAIRGPPSPHILPDAESPVTNGPDDQGNSYEVVTECRKDEPERPSLAAVEKPYQAPFARVTSLENASDYSPLPVQESKLLVPSHSIKARVPEPVHSSVDCNEVNEKPRSKEPKGFRKLLKFGRKSHTSALAEGAMDSDASSIDESPAGDGSMLKNLISQEDSGASSKASRSFSLLSPFRSKHKVIVL from the exons ATGCTCGGGCATATGGCAAAGCCGCCATCTTTGTTCCACCTGGGAAGCGAATGGTCATTTCTCCGCGAAATGGCAAAAATTCTTCGCCATAT GTGTGATTTAGTTGTGGTGGCGAATGGAAGGAAGGAAAAGATAGCCTCTGGTTTGCTGAACCCATTCATCGCTCATCTTAAGGTTGCACAAGAGCAGATTACCAAGGGAGGCTATTCCATCACACTTGAGCCAGATCCAGAGATTGATGCATCATGGTTTACCAGGGGAACAGTGGAGAG ATTTGTTCGTTTTGTCAGTACACCGGAGGTCCTGGAGCGAGTCACAACAATAGAGTCCGAAATATTGCAGATTGAAGATGCCATTTCCGTCCAG GTGGAAGACCGAAATGGGAAATTGGTGGACTGCATGGAAG GTAATAAGACAGGCTTTGATCCTGATGCAGATATGGCACTTGTTCCATATAAG GCTAGCACACAGCCAACTCTACCAGTGCAGAATAATGGTGGCACTCAGGAGGAGAATTCAAA agCTCAACTGCTTAGAGTGTTAGAGACGCGCAGAACAGTATTACGTAAAGAGCAGGCTATGGCATTTGCACGGGCTGTAGCAGCAGGGTTTGATACTGACAACTTGGTGTATTTGATCACATTTGCAGAGCGTTTTGGTGCTTCTCGCTTGAT GAAGGCATGTACACAATTCATTGGGCTGTGGAAGCAAAAGCATGAAACTGGACAATGGATTGAGGTTGAACCTGAAGCAATGTCTGCACGCTCCGAATTTCCTCCTTTTAATCCTTCTGGCATAATGTTTATGGGGGACAGCATGAAGCAAACTATGGAAACAATGTCTGTTTCCAATGGAGATGCAAGCGAAGATGCTTCTAAAGCAG ATCAGAGGACAACTCAGCATTCTGGAGCTCCCCATGAGTTCTTCCATGGTCCATATCAGTCAGCATATCCACCGTGGGCTATGCATCCGCCTTACTCTATGCAAGGCATGCCTTACTATCCTGGAATGAACCCATATTACCCTCCCCCCTACCCCCCAATCGATGATACCAGGTACCGCCACTCAGAAAGGAGAGTATCAAAGAAATACTCCTCAGATAGCAAGGACTCAGAAACTTCAGATGACGAAAGTGACCAGAGCGGTTCAGAGAGGGATATTTCTTATGGTCACAGGTCCCATAACAAGAATAAAAGGACAGGCAAGAAGCCCAGTGTGGTTGTCATACGGAACATAAATGTAACATCGAAAAGGCATGGATCATCAGAGATTGAATCACAAATAGGTTCAGATGTAGCATCTGAGGACAGTGATGATCTGAACACCAAGTCcagaaagaaaaagaataagagcTCAAGTTCAAAGAAGAAAGATGCTAGAAAGATCATTCTTGAGTCTGTTGATGATTATAATAAGGATGAAATGTCGTATGGGCAAGATGGAGATCAAGGGAACTGGAATGTCTTCCAAAGTTTCCTGCTAAGAGCTGATGAGAGGACAAGAGATAATGATGCTGAACTATTCACCACTGAAAACAAACCACCCCCAGCAAGGAAGGAGAGCACAAGCATTGATGATTCTATTCTCTTGACAGAGCAAGATTCTGCTGGTGCCAATGAACGTAATACAGCAGGTTTCAACATAGAAAATGGGAGGACTAGGCCGCATCAGATGCTGTCTGGTGATGAGCTTATGATGTCTAGGCAAGGTAGTGGTGTTGCTAGTGATGGCATAAAGGAGATTGAAGGTGGAGATGCAAGATACAGGAGAGGAGCAAGTGATGACTTCATGATATATGGGCAAGAAAAGTCAACAGACAGAGGGAGTTGTTTAGACCCTCTTGCGGAAGCACAGTACAAGAACCCCACACTGGTGGAAAAAAATGCGCACAGCATGGCAGATGAGTCCTTCATGATACCTCTTAGGTTCACCTCAGATGATAATCTTGGACCAGAAAGTCATACTGCCATTGACATAGATGTTGAGCTTCCCTCAACTGTTCAGAAGATATCAGATGCTAAAGCTGGTGGTCAGCTTTTCTATGAGCCAGATGAGTTGATGCCAGAGCGTGTATGCGAAAACATTTCCTTTGGATATGATCCAGCAATGGATTATAATGAGATGCAGAGCCAACCTGCTTCCATGGTTGAAGATTCACCTGTGGAAGAGGCAGCGTTGACCAATGCTGATGAAGTAAAGAAGCCAGAGAAAGATAAGAGGATAAGAAGTTCACAGGAGAGTTCGGATAAACGAAGGAAAGATGCTTCAGTGAGGAGATTATCATCGTCAAAGGGCCCAATGACTGATGCACAGAAGCGTGCACAAAACTTGCGATTATATAAAGCGGATCTTCAAAAGGCAAAGAAAGAGCAGGTA GAAGAGGAACAGATGAAACGGCTAGAGAGGCTTAAGCTGGAGAGGCAAAAGAGAATTGCGGCAAGAAGTAGCACTTCCAGTGCATCAACCACACTGCAGCAACCCAAAGTGAAACCTTCTTTCAAGGTTTCTCCTAGTACCTACAAGAGCTCAAAGTTCAGTGATGCAGAACCTGCATCCTCTTCACCTCTCAGAAAAGTTCCTGCCAAAACTACCCCAGGAACTGATCCCCATCCCCAAAAAACAGCAAAAGCAAGCAAACTAATTGGTAATACAAATGCAGTTAGTAAATCAACCCCATCATTGACAGATATGAAGGAGAAAAGTGGGAAAGCCGAATCATCCAGTGAGCGATTGAAAAAACTTGCTGAACCTAAAACCAGCAGTTTTACTGACCATCCTTCGAATCTCAAGTCAGCAAGCGTGGACCACCCACGGAGAAGAAGCATGCCACAGGATACCCAAAGAAAGAAAATTTCAGCTATAATGCAACTTGACCAGAGTAAATCAGCAACACTACCAGAACTGAAAGTCAAATCCCCACAAGCTCCTGCTGTTGTGAATAATGCAATAGCTACGAAAGAAAAGAAAGTGGTTTCACATGGAGGTAAAGCTCCTACAACAGAAACTGCTGGTGTAAAGAAAATTAATGGTAACATTTCAAGGATGAACAGCAGTGATGACAGTGTGGTGGTTGAGAAAACTGTTGTGATGCTTGAAAATGAGGTGGTTTCAACACCTCCAGTCACTCTACATTCTGGAAGAAATTCAGCAAAGGAAACTTCTAGTGATGACAGGACAGAGAAGCCCAGTCCAGAATTGGATTATACTGCCATCAGAGgtccaccttctccacataTTCTTCCGGATGCTGAGAGCCCTGTCACCAATGGACCTGATGACCAGGGGAACTCATACGAG GTGGTGACTGAGTGTCGAAAGGATGAACCTGAGAGGCCATCCTTGGCTGCCGTGGAGAAACCCTACCAGGCCCCTTTTGCTAGGGTGACATCGCTGGAGAATGCTTCAGACTACAGTCCATTGCCTGTGCAAGAATCAAAATTGCTTGTGCCTTCACATAGCATTAAGGCTCGAGTACCTGAGCCTGTGCACTCTTCAGTTGACTGCAATGAGGTAAATGAAAAACCTCGAAGCAAAGAGCCAAAAGGATTTAGGAAACTTTTGAAATTTGGCAGGAAAAGCCACACTTCAGCCTTGGCAGAGGGTGCAATGGATTCCGATGCGTCATCAATTGATGAATCCCCGGCGGGAGACG GGTCGATGCTGAAGAATCTCATTTCACAAGAGGACTCTGGTGCTTCTTCTAAAG CTTCTCGGTCGTTTTCCCTGCTGTCACCATTCCGCAGCAAGCATAAGGTGATTGTACTGTGA
- the LOC120649003 gene encoding COP1-interacting protein 7-like isoform X10, with the protein MALVPYKASTQPTLPVQNNGGTQEENSKAQLLRVLETRRTVLRKEQAMAFARAVAAGFDTDNLVYLITFAERFGASRLMKACTQFIGLWKQKHETGQWIEVEPEAMSARSEFPPFNPSGIMFMGDSMKQTMETMSVSNGDASEDASKADQRTTQHSGAPHEFFHGPYQSAYPPWAMHPPYSMQGMPYYPGMNPYYPPPYPPIDDTRYRHSERRVSKKYSSDSKDSETSDDESDQSGSERDISYGHRSHNKNKRTGKKPSVVVIRNINVTSKRHGSSEIESQIGSDVASEDSDDLNTKSRKKKNKSSSSKKKDARKIILESVDDYNKDEMSYGQDGDQGNWNVFQSFLLRADERTRDNDAELFTTENKPPPARKESTSIDDSILLTEQDSAGANERNTAGFNIENGRTRPHQMLSGDELMMSRQGSGVASDGIKEIEGGDARYRRGASDDFMIYGQEKSTDRGSCLDPLAEAQYKNPTLVEKNAHSMADESFMIPLRFTSDDNLGPESHTAIDIDVELPSTVQKISDAKAGGQLFYEPDELMPERVCENISFGYDPAMDYNEMQSQPASMVEDSPVEEAALTNADEVKKPEKDKRIRSSQESSDKRRKDASVRRLSSSKGPMTDAQKRAQNLRLYKADLQKAKKEQEEEQMKRLERLKLERQKRIAARSSTSSASTTLQQPKVKPSFKVSPSTYKSSKFSDAEPASSSPLRKVPAKTTPGTDPHPQKTAKASKLIGNTNAVSKSTPSLTDMKEKSGKAESSSERLKKLAEPKTSSFTDHPSNLKSASVDHPRRRSMPQDTQRKKISAIMQLDQSKSATLPELKVKSPQAPAVVNNAIATKEKKVVSHGGKAPTTETAGVKKINGNISRMNSSDDSVVVEKTVVMLENEVVSTPPVTLHSGRNSAKETSSDDRTEKPSPELDYTAIRGPPSPHILPDAESPVTNGPDDQGNSYEVVTECRKDEPERPSLAAVEKPYQAPFARVTSLENASDYSPLPVQESKLLVPSHSIKARVPEPVHSSVDCNEVNEKPRSKEPKGFRKLLKFGRKSHTSALAEGAMDSDASSIDESPAGDGSMLKNLISQEDSGASSKASRSFSLLSPFRSKHKVIVL; encoded by the exons ATGGCACTTGTTCCATATAAG GCTAGCACACAGCCAACTCTACCAGTGCAGAATAATGGTGGCACTCAGGAGGAGAATTCAAA agCTCAACTGCTTAGAGTGTTAGAGACGCGCAGAACAGTATTACGTAAAGAGCAGGCTATGGCATTTGCACGGGCTGTAGCAGCAGGGTTTGATACTGACAACTTGGTGTATTTGATCACATTTGCAGAGCGTTTTGGTGCTTCTCGCTTGAT GAAGGCATGTACACAATTCATTGGGCTGTGGAAGCAAAAGCATGAAACTGGACAATGGATTGAGGTTGAACCTGAAGCAATGTCTGCACGCTCCGAATTTCCTCCTTTTAATCCTTCTGGCATAATGTTTATGGGGGACAGCATGAAGCAAACTATGGAAACAATGTCTGTTTCCAATGGAGATGCAAGCGAAGATGCTTCTAAAGCAG ATCAGAGGACAACTCAGCATTCTGGAGCTCCCCATGAGTTCTTCCATGGTCCATATCAGTCAGCATATCCACCGTGGGCTATGCATCCGCCTTACTCTATGCAAGGCATGCCTTACTATCCTGGAATGAACCCATATTACCCTCCCCCCTACCCCCCAATCGATGATACCAGGTACCGCCACTCAGAAAGGAGAGTATCAAAGAAATACTCCTCAGATAGCAAGGACTCAGAAACTTCAGATGACGAAAGTGACCAGAGCGGTTCAGAGAGGGATATTTCTTATGGTCACAGGTCCCATAACAAGAATAAAAGGACAGGCAAGAAGCCCAGTGTGGTTGTCATACGGAACATAAATGTAACATCGAAAAGGCATGGATCATCAGAGATTGAATCACAAATAGGTTCAGATGTAGCATCTGAGGACAGTGATGATCTGAACACCAAGTCcagaaagaaaaagaataagagcTCAAGTTCAAAGAAGAAAGATGCTAGAAAGATCATTCTTGAGTCTGTTGATGATTATAATAAGGATGAAATGTCGTATGGGCAAGATGGAGATCAAGGGAACTGGAATGTCTTCCAAAGTTTCCTGCTAAGAGCTGATGAGAGGACAAGAGATAATGATGCTGAACTATTCACCACTGAAAACAAACCACCCCCAGCAAGGAAGGAGAGCACAAGCATTGATGATTCTATTCTCTTGACAGAGCAAGATTCTGCTGGTGCCAATGAACGTAATACAGCAGGTTTCAACATAGAAAATGGGAGGACTAGGCCGCATCAGATGCTGTCTGGTGATGAGCTTATGATGTCTAGGCAAGGTAGTGGTGTTGCTAGTGATGGCATAAAGGAGATTGAAGGTGGAGATGCAAGATACAGGAGAGGAGCAAGTGATGACTTCATGATATATGGGCAAGAAAAGTCAACAGACAGAGGGAGTTGTTTAGACCCTCTTGCGGAAGCACAGTACAAGAACCCCACACTGGTGGAAAAAAATGCGCACAGCATGGCAGATGAGTCCTTCATGATACCTCTTAGGTTCACCTCAGATGATAATCTTGGACCAGAAAGTCATACTGCCATTGACATAGATGTTGAGCTTCCCTCAACTGTTCAGAAGATATCAGATGCTAAAGCTGGTGGTCAGCTTTTCTATGAGCCAGATGAGTTGATGCCAGAGCGTGTATGCGAAAACATTTCCTTTGGATATGATCCAGCAATGGATTATAATGAGATGCAGAGCCAACCTGCTTCCATGGTTGAAGATTCACCTGTGGAAGAGGCAGCGTTGACCAATGCTGATGAAGTAAAGAAGCCAGAGAAAGATAAGAGGATAAGAAGTTCACAGGAGAGTTCGGATAAACGAAGGAAAGATGCTTCAGTGAGGAGATTATCATCGTCAAAGGGCCCAATGACTGATGCACAGAAGCGTGCACAAAACTTGCGATTATATAAAGCGGATCTTCAAAAGGCAAAGAAAGAGCAG GAAGAGGAACAGATGAAACGGCTAGAGAGGCTTAAGCTGGAGAGGCAAAAGAGAATTGCGGCAAGAAGTAGCACTTCCAGTGCATCAACCACACTGCAGCAACCCAAAGTGAAACCTTCTTTCAAGGTTTCTCCTAGTACCTACAAGAGCTCAAAGTTCAGTGATGCAGAACCTGCATCCTCTTCACCTCTCAGAAAAGTTCCTGCCAAAACTACCCCAGGAACTGATCCCCATCCCCAAAAAACAGCAAAAGCAAGCAAACTAATTGGTAATACAAATGCAGTTAGTAAATCAACCCCATCATTGACAGATATGAAGGAGAAAAGTGGGAAAGCCGAATCATCCAGTGAGCGATTGAAAAAACTTGCTGAACCTAAAACCAGCAGTTTTACTGACCATCCTTCGAATCTCAAGTCAGCAAGCGTGGACCACCCACGGAGAAGAAGCATGCCACAGGATACCCAAAGAAAGAAAATTTCAGCTATAATGCAACTTGACCAGAGTAAATCAGCAACACTACCAGAACTGAAAGTCAAATCCCCACAAGCTCCTGCTGTTGTGAATAATGCAATAGCTACGAAAGAAAAGAAAGTGGTTTCACATGGAGGTAAAGCTCCTACAACAGAAACTGCTGGTGTAAAGAAAATTAATGGTAACATTTCAAGGATGAACAGCAGTGATGACAGTGTGGTGGTTGAGAAAACTGTTGTGATGCTTGAAAATGAGGTGGTTTCAACACCTCCAGTCACTCTACATTCTGGAAGAAATTCAGCAAAGGAAACTTCTAGTGATGACAGGACAGAGAAGCCCAGTCCAGAATTGGATTATACTGCCATCAGAGgtccaccttctccacataTTCTTCCGGATGCTGAGAGCCCTGTCACCAATGGACCTGATGACCAGGGGAACTCATACGAG GTGGTGACTGAGTGTCGAAAGGATGAACCTGAGAGGCCATCCTTGGCTGCCGTGGAGAAACCCTACCAGGCCCCTTTTGCTAGGGTGACATCGCTGGAGAATGCTTCAGACTACAGTCCATTGCCTGTGCAAGAATCAAAATTGCTTGTGCCTTCACATAGCATTAAGGCTCGAGTACCTGAGCCTGTGCACTCTTCAGTTGACTGCAATGAGGTAAATGAAAAACCTCGAAGCAAAGAGCCAAAAGGATTTAGGAAACTTTTGAAATTTGGCAGGAAAAGCCACACTTCAGCCTTGGCAGAGGGTGCAATGGATTCCGATGCGTCATCAATTGATGAATCCCCGGCGGGAGACG GGTCGATGCTGAAGAATCTCATTTCACAAGAGGACTCTGGTGCTTCTTCTAAAG CTTCTCGGTCGTTTTCCCTGCTGTCACCATTCCGCAGCAAGCATAAGGTGATTGTACTGTGA
- the LOC120649003 gene encoding COP1-interacting protein 7-like isoform X1 yields the protein MLGHMAKPPSLFHLGSEWSFLREMAKILRHMCDLVVVANGRKEKIASGLLNPFIAHLKVAQEQITKGGYSITLEPDPEIDASWFTRGTVERFVRFVSTPEVLERVTTIESEILQIEDAISVQVNESLGLRSATVEDRNGKLVDCMEGNKTGFDPDADMALVPYKASTQPTLPVQNNGGTQEENSKAQLLRVLETRRTVLRKEQAMAFARAVAAGFDTDNLVYLITFAERFGASRLMKACTQFIGLWKQKHETGQWIEVEPEAMSARSEFPPFNPSGIMFMGDSMKQTMETMSVSNGDASEDASKADQRTTQHSGAPHEFFHGPYQSAYPPWAMHPPYSMQGMPYYPGMNPYYPPPYPPIDDTRYRHSERRVSKKYSSDSKDSETSDDESDQSGSERDISYGHRSHNKNKRTGKKPSVVVIRNINVTSKRHGSSEIESQIGSDVASEDSDDLNTKSRKKKNKSSSSKKKDARKIILESVDDYNKDEMSYGQDGDQGNWNVFQSFLLRADERTRDNDAELFTTENKPPPARKESTSIDDSILLTEQDSAGANERNTAGFNIENGRTRPHQMLSGDELMMSRQGSGVASDGIKEIEGGDARYRRGASDDFMIYGQEKSTDRGSCLDPLAEAQYKNPTLVEKNAHSMADESFMIPLRFTSDDNLGPESHTAIDIDVELPSTVQKISDAKAGGQLFYEPDELMPERVCENISFGYDPAMDYNEMQSQPASMVEDSPVEEAALTNADEVKKPEKDKRIRSSQESSDKRRKDASVRRLSSSKGPMTDAQKRAQNLRLYKADLQKAKKEQVEEEQMKRLERLKLERQKRIAARSSTSSASTTLQQPKVKPSFKVSPSTYKSSKFSDAEPASSSPLRKVPAKTTPGTDPHPQKTAKASKLIGNTNAVSKSTPSLTDMKEKSGKAESSSERLKKLAEPKTSSFTDHPSNLKSASVDHPRRRSMPQDTQRKKISAIMQLDQSKSATLPELKVKSPQAPAVVNNAIATKEKKVVSHGGKAPTTETAGVKKINGNISRMNSSDDSVVVEKTVVMLENEVVSTPPVTLHSGRNSAKETSSDDRTEKPSPELDYTAIRGPPSPHILPDAESPVTNGPDDQGNSYEVVTECRKDEPERPSLAAVEKPYQAPFARVTSLENASDYSPLPVQESKLLVPSHSIKARVPEPVHSSVDCNEVNEKPRSKEPKGFRKLLKFGRKSHTSALAEGAMDSDASSIDESPAGDGSMLKNLISQEDSGASSKASRSFSLLSPFRSKHKVIVL from the exons ATGCTCGGGCATATGGCAAAGCCGCCATCTTTGTTCCACCTGGGAAGCGAATGGTCATTTCTCCGCGAAATGGCAAAAATTCTTCGCCATAT GTGTGATTTAGTTGTGGTGGCGAATGGAAGGAAGGAAAAGATAGCCTCTGGTTTGCTGAACCCATTCATCGCTCATCTTAAGGTTGCACAAGAGCAGATTACCAAGGGAGGCTATTCCATCACACTTGAGCCAGATCCAGAGATTGATGCATCATGGTTTACCAGGGGAACAGTGGAGAG ATTTGTTCGTTTTGTCAGTACACCGGAGGTCCTGGAGCGAGTCACAACAATAGAGTCCGAAATATTGCAGATTGAAGATGCCATTTCCGTCCAGGTCAATGAAAGCCTTGGTTTGAGATCTGCAACT GTGGAAGACCGAAATGGGAAATTGGTGGACTGCATGGAAG GTAATAAGACAGGCTTTGATCCTGATGCAGATATGGCACTTGTTCCATATAAG GCTAGCACACAGCCAACTCTACCAGTGCAGAATAATGGTGGCACTCAGGAGGAGAATTCAAA agCTCAACTGCTTAGAGTGTTAGAGACGCGCAGAACAGTATTACGTAAAGAGCAGGCTATGGCATTTGCACGGGCTGTAGCAGCAGGGTTTGATACTGACAACTTGGTGTATTTGATCACATTTGCAGAGCGTTTTGGTGCTTCTCGCTTGAT GAAGGCATGTACACAATTCATTGGGCTGTGGAAGCAAAAGCATGAAACTGGACAATGGATTGAGGTTGAACCTGAAGCAATGTCTGCACGCTCCGAATTTCCTCCTTTTAATCCTTCTGGCATAATGTTTATGGGGGACAGCATGAAGCAAACTATGGAAACAATGTCTGTTTCCAATGGAGATGCAAGCGAAGATGCTTCTAAAGCAG ATCAGAGGACAACTCAGCATTCTGGAGCTCCCCATGAGTTCTTCCATGGTCCATATCAGTCAGCATATCCACCGTGGGCTATGCATCCGCCTTACTCTATGCAAGGCATGCCTTACTATCCTGGAATGAACCCATATTACCCTCCCCCCTACCCCCCAATCGATGATACCAGGTACCGCCACTCAGAAAGGAGAGTATCAAAGAAATACTCCTCAGATAGCAAGGACTCAGAAACTTCAGATGACGAAAGTGACCAGAGCGGTTCAGAGAGGGATATTTCTTATGGTCACAGGTCCCATAACAAGAATAAAAGGACAGGCAAGAAGCCCAGTGTGGTTGTCATACGGAACATAAATGTAACATCGAAAAGGCATGGATCATCAGAGATTGAATCACAAATAGGTTCAGATGTAGCATCTGAGGACAGTGATGATCTGAACACCAAGTCcagaaagaaaaagaataagagcTCAAGTTCAAAGAAGAAAGATGCTAGAAAGATCATTCTTGAGTCTGTTGATGATTATAATAAGGATGAAATGTCGTATGGGCAAGATGGAGATCAAGGGAACTGGAATGTCTTCCAAAGTTTCCTGCTAAGAGCTGATGAGAGGACAAGAGATAATGATGCTGAACTATTCACCACTGAAAACAAACCACCCCCAGCAAGGAAGGAGAGCACAAGCATTGATGATTCTATTCTCTTGACAGAGCAAGATTCTGCTGGTGCCAATGAACGTAATACAGCAGGTTTCAACATAGAAAATGGGAGGACTAGGCCGCATCAGATGCTGTCTGGTGATGAGCTTATGATGTCTAGGCAAGGTAGTGGTGTTGCTAGTGATGGCATAAAGGAGATTGAAGGTGGAGATGCAAGATACAGGAGAGGAGCAAGTGATGACTTCATGATATATGGGCAAGAAAAGTCAACAGACAGAGGGAGTTGTTTAGACCCTCTTGCGGAAGCACAGTACAAGAACCCCACACTGGTGGAAAAAAATGCGCACAGCATGGCAGATGAGTCCTTCATGATACCTCTTAGGTTCACCTCAGATGATAATCTTGGACCAGAAAGTCATACTGCCATTGACATAGATGTTGAGCTTCCCTCAACTGTTCAGAAGATATCAGATGCTAAAGCTGGTGGTCAGCTTTTCTATGAGCCAGATGAGTTGATGCCAGAGCGTGTATGCGAAAACATTTCCTTTGGATATGATCCAGCAATGGATTATAATGAGATGCAGAGCCAACCTGCTTCCATGGTTGAAGATTCACCTGTGGAAGAGGCAGCGTTGACCAATGCTGATGAAGTAAAGAAGCCAGAGAAAGATAAGAGGATAAGAAGTTCACAGGAGAGTTCGGATAAACGAAGGAAAGATGCTTCAGTGAGGAGATTATCATCGTCAAAGGGCCCAATGACTGATGCACAGAAGCGTGCACAAAACTTGCGATTATATAAAGCGGATCTTCAAAAGGCAAAGAAAGAGCAGGTA GAAGAGGAACAGATGAAACGGCTAGAGAGGCTTAAGCTGGAGAGGCAAAAGAGAATTGCGGCAAGAAGTAGCACTTCCAGTGCATCAACCACACTGCAGCAACCCAAAGTGAAACCTTCTTTCAAGGTTTCTCCTAGTACCTACAAGAGCTCAAAGTTCAGTGATGCAGAACCTGCATCCTCTTCACCTCTCAGAAAAGTTCCTGCCAAAACTACCCCAGGAACTGATCCCCATCCCCAAAAAACAGCAAAAGCAAGCAAACTAATTGGTAATACAAATGCAGTTAGTAAATCAACCCCATCATTGACAGATATGAAGGAGAAAAGTGGGAAAGCCGAATCATCCAGTGAGCGATTGAAAAAACTTGCTGAACCTAAAACCAGCAGTTTTACTGACCATCCTTCGAATCTCAAGTCAGCAAGCGTGGACCACCCACGGAGAAGAAGCATGCCACAGGATACCCAAAGAAAGAAAATTTCAGCTATAATGCAACTTGACCAGAGTAAATCAGCAACACTACCAGAACTGAAAGTCAAATCCCCACAAGCTCCTGCTGTTGTGAATAATGCAATAGCTACGAAAGAAAAGAAAGTGGTTTCACATGGAGGTAAAGCTCCTACAACAGAAACTGCTGGTGTAAAGAAAATTAATGGTAACATTTCAAGGATGAACAGCAGTGATGACAGTGTGGTGGTTGAGAAAACTGTTGTGATGCTTGAAAATGAGGTGGTTTCAACACCTCCAGTCACTCTACATTCTGGAAGAAATTCAGCAAAGGAAACTTCTAGTGATGACAGGACAGAGAAGCCCAGTCCAGAATTGGATTATACTGCCATCAGAGgtccaccttctccacataTTCTTCCGGATGCTGAGAGCCCTGTCACCAATGGACCTGATGACCAGGGGAACTCATACGAG GTGGTGACTGAGTGTCGAAAGGATGAACCTGAGAGGCCATCCTTGGCTGCCGTGGAGAAACCCTACCAGGCCCCTTTTGCTAGGGTGACATCGCTGGAGAATGCTTCAGACTACAGTCCATTGCCTGTGCAAGAATCAAAATTGCTTGTGCCTTCACATAGCATTAAGGCTCGAGTACCTGAGCCTGTGCACTCTTCAGTTGACTGCAATGAGGTAAATGAAAAACCTCGAAGCAAAGAGCCAAAAGGATTTAGGAAACTTTTGAAATTTGGCAGGAAAAGCCACACTTCAGCCTTGGCAGAGGGTGCAATGGATTCCGATGCGTCATCAATTGATGAATCCCCGGCGGGAGACG GGTCGATGCTGAAGAATCTCATTTCACAAGAGGACTCTGGTGCTTCTTCTAAAG CTTCTCGGTCGTTTTCCCTGCTGTCACCATTCCGCAGCAAGCATAAGGTGATTGTACTGTGA